One part of the Chloroflexota bacterium genome encodes these proteins:
- the ppk1 gene encoding polyphosphate kinase 1: MAETAEKPMEKISLDDPQLYINRELSSLEFFRRVLEEAQDEKNPLLERVKFLAIVGSNLDEFFMVRVAGLKQQIAAGVVDIPADGLMPAEQLAAIRKASLKLMEEARKCLREQLLPKLRDSGIQILNYEELNDKQKANVKDYFDEVIFPVLTPLAFDPGRPFPHISNLSLNIAVLIRGKKNGEHFARLKVPGTLPRLVPIKRSSGGTRKDGTVPYNHYFVWLEQVIAAHLDALFPGMKVVEAHSFRVIRDADTTIQELEASDLLESIEQSVRQRRFGSVVRVTLHETMPDHIRNILIENLELERNDIYITEGPLDLSSLMSLYSIDRYDLKETPFVPAVPPSLDGKLADGNIFAAIRRGDILLHHPFDSFMPVVEFMQTAAGDADVLAIKQTLYRVGRNSPVVEALLQASEEGKQVAVLVELKARFDEESNITWAKKLEAEGVHVVYGLLGLKTHSKIALVVRKEGEGIRRYVHLATGNYNTVTAQSYTDLGLFTADEDIGADATNLFNYLTGYSEKKDYRKLLVAPINLRSRMEELIKREIEQARKGEKGHLIFKMNALVDKPMIQLLYQASQAGVKVDLLVRGICCLRPGITGVSDNIRVTSVVGRFLEHSRIFYFRNGGAEEIYVGSADLMPRNIDRRVEVLFPIQGQQLIRHVRDEILETYLNDNASARRLLPDGSYERLKPGKQGPLASQGWFINRRPLPVKK; this comes from the coding sequence TCAAACAGCAAATTGCCGCCGGGGTGGTGGACATTCCCGCCGACGGCCTGATGCCCGCCGAGCAGTTGGCGGCCATTCGCAAGGCCTCACTCAAACTGATGGAAGAGGCGCGAAAGTGTTTGCGGGAGCAACTGCTGCCAAAGCTCCGCGACTCCGGCATTCAAATTCTGAATTACGAAGAACTGAACGACAAGCAAAAGGCCAACGTCAAAGATTATTTTGACGAGGTGATCTTCCCGGTGCTCACCCCGCTGGCGTTCGACCCGGGCCGCCCCTTTCCTCACATCTCTAACCTTAGCCTGAATATCGCCGTTCTCATCCGGGGCAAAAAGAACGGAGAACATTTTGCCCGGCTGAAAGTGCCGGGAACCCTGCCCCGCCTGGTGCCCATCAAACGATCGTCAGGCGGGACTCGCAAAGACGGCACCGTGCCTTACAACCATTACTTTGTGTGGCTGGAGCAGGTGATCGCCGCCCACCTCGACGCCCTCTTCCCCGGCATGAAGGTCGTCGAGGCGCATTCCTTCCGCGTCATCCGCGACGCCGACACCACCATTCAGGAACTCGAAGCGTCCGATCTGCTGGAATCCATTGAGCAAAGCGTTCGCCAGCGCCGTTTCGGCTCGGTGGTGCGAGTCACCCTCCACGAGACCATGCCCGATCACATCCGAAACATTTTGATCGAGAACCTGGAGCTGGAGCGCAACGACATCTACATTACCGAAGGGCCGTTGGACTTGAGCAGTCTGATGAGTCTATACAGCATTGATCGTTATGACTTGAAAGAGACGCCCTTCGTGCCCGCCGTCCCGCCGTCGCTGGACGGCAAGCTGGCCGACGGCAACATTTTCGCCGCCATTCGACGGGGCGACATTTTACTGCACCACCCCTTCGACTCGTTTATGCCAGTGGTCGAGTTTATGCAAACCGCCGCCGGCGATGCGGACGTGTTGGCGATCAAGCAAACGCTCTATCGGGTGGGCCGCAACTCGCCGGTGGTCGAAGCGCTTCTGCAAGCCAGCGAGGAAGGCAAGCAGGTGGCGGTGCTGGTGGAACTCAAGGCGCGGTTCGACGAAGAGAGCAACATCACCTGGGCCAAAAAACTTGAAGCCGAGGGTGTCCACGTCGTTTATGGCTTGCTGGGGCTGAAGACGCACTCCAAGATCGCGCTGGTGGTTCGCAAAGAGGGCGAAGGCATTCGCCGCTACGTTCACCTGGCAACCGGCAACTACAACACGGTGACGGCGCAGTCCTACACCGACCTGGGCCTCTTCACCGCCGACGAAGACATTGGGGCCGACGCCACCAATCTGTTCAACTACCTCACCGGCTACTCCGAGAAGAAAGACTACCGCAAACTGCTGGTCGCGCCCATCAACCTGCGCTCGCGCATGGAAGAATTGATCAAGCGCGAGATCGAGCAGGCGCGCAAAGGCGAGAAGGGCCACCTGATCTTCAAGATGAATGCCCTGGTGGACAAGCCGATGATTCAGTTGCTCTACCAGGCTTCGCAGGCCGGGGTGAAGGTGGATTTGCTGGTGCGCGGCATTTGCTGTTTGCGGCCCGGCATAACGGGAGTAAGCGACAACATCCGGGTCACCAGCGTGGTAGGCCGCTTCCTTGAACACAGCCGCATCTTCTATTTCCGCAACGGCGGGGCCGAGGAGATTTACGTGGGGAGCGCCGACCTGATGCCGCGCAACATTGACCGGCGGGTGGAAGTGCTCTTCCCGATCCAGGGCCAGCAATTGATTCGTCATGTGCGCGACGAAATTCTGGAAACGTACCTGAACGACAACGCCTCGGCCCGCCGCCTTCTGCCTGACGGCAGTTATGAGCGTCTGAAACCGGGGAAACAAGGGCCGCTCGCCAGCCAGGGCTGGTTCATCAACCGGCGGCCATTGCCGGTCAAAAAATAG
- a CDS encoding RDD family protein produces the protein MSNGQPEDYLSIETPENVAFGYKVAGIGSRFLAALVDTLIIFVLQIIVLLALILFARLFFVDRLDTESPVVAWLIAIFGLISFAFLWGYYILFEMLWNGQSPGKRWVGLRVIRTDGTPLTLTESIIRNLVRLVDFLPAYYGVGVVTMFINEQSRRLGDLAAGTLVVHDRAAITLESLTVKPPLSVVAGSASAAVAGLPVERLSGHEIEIAEDFLRRRYELANRSILARRILQALLDKMGVPASQVSGWHEESLLAEIVRASRSRKTE, from the coding sequence ATGTCGAACGGACAGCCTGAAGATTATTTGAGCATTGAGACGCCGGAGAACGTGGCCTTTGGCTACAAAGTGGCCGGCATCGGGTCGCGCTTTCTGGCGGCGCTGGTGGACACGCTGATCATTTTCGTTTTGCAGATCATTGTCCTGCTGGCGTTAATCCTGTTCGCCAGACTCTTTTTCGTAGATCGGCTGGACACTGAAAGCCCGGTAGTTGCCTGGTTGATAGCCATCTTCGGCCTCATCTCGTTTGCCTTCCTCTGGGGCTACTACATCCTCTTCGAAATGCTCTGGAACGGCCAGTCGCCCGGCAAGCGCTGGGTGGGCCTGCGCGTGATCAGGACGGATGGCACTCCGCTCACGCTCACCGAGTCAATCATCCGCAATCTCGTCCGCCTGGTGGATTTCTTGCCCGCCTACTACGGCGTGGGCGTGGTGACGATGTTCATCAACGAGCAATCGCGGCGACTGGGCGACCTGGCGGCGGGAACGTTGGTGGTGCATGATCGGGCGGCTATCACGCTGGAAAGTTTGACGGTCAAGCCGCCGTTGTCGGTGGTGGCCGGGTCGGCCTCAGCAGCAGTGGCCGGATTGCCTGTCGAACGGTTGAGCGGCCACGAGATCGAAATAGCCGAAGATTTCCTCCGCCGCCGCTACGAGCTGGCGAACCGCTCGATCCTGGCCCGCCGCATCTTGCAGGCGTTGTTGGATAAGATGGGTGTTCCGGCCAGCCAGGTGAGCGGCTGGCACGAAGAAAGTTTGCTCGCCGAAATCGTGCGAGCCAGCCGGAGCCGAAAGACAGAGTAG
- a CDS encoding stage II sporulation protein M — translation MQPDQFLQSRQANWKALTQLLDQSQSGVERLSTEDINQLGRLYRAATSDLAVAQRDFPNQRVTAYLNQLVARAHSVLYRSEPLSFKRLLHFATTGFPRAYRETWVFTLTAALLLIIPALAAGISTALEPASARWLLPPEAQYLIPAIEKQELWVDIPIEERPYASSFIMRNNIQVAFLAFGGGMLAGLFTVWAMIFNGLILGGLTGLTTHYGVGFELWTFVIGHGVIELSVIFVAGGSGLTLGWAILQPGLLRRRDALAVAAGKAVRLVIGCVPLLVLAGTIEGFISPAENIPWPIKWAVGLGSGVLLYGYWLRGGRNKSQPRPRLQLQIPVDH, via the coding sequence ATGCAACCCGATCAATTTCTTCAATCTCGTCAGGCGAATTGGAAAGCCCTCACTCAACTGCTCGACCAAAGTCAGAGCGGCGTCGAGCGGCTGTCCACCGAAGACATCAACCAGTTGGGCCGTCTCTACCGCGCCGCCACTTCCGATTTAGCAGTGGCCCAGCGCGATTTTCCCAACCAGAGGGTGACTGCGTATTTGAATCAACTGGTGGCCCGCGCCCACTCGGTGCTTTATCGCAGTGAGCCGTTATCGTTCAAACGCCTCTTGCATTTTGCCACAACGGGCTTCCCGCGCGCTTACCGCGAAACCTGGGTGTTCACGCTCACGGCGGCGCTGTTGCTAATTATACCGGCGCTGGCGGCGGGCATTAGCACCGCCCTCGAACCGGCCAGCGCCCGCTGGCTTCTGCCGCCCGAAGCGCAATATCTGATCCCGGCCATCGAAAAGCAGGAGTTGTGGGTTGACATCCCGATTGAAGAGCGGCCTTACGCTTCCTCTTTCATCATGCGCAACAACATTCAGGTGGCCTTTCTGGCGTTCGGCGGCGGCATGTTAGCCGGCCTGTTCACAGTGTGGGCGATGATCTTCAACGGCCTGATTCTCGGCGGGCTGACCGGCCTGACGACGCATTACGGCGTGGGCTTCGAGTTGTGGACGTTCGTCATCGGGCATGGCGTGATCGAGTTGAGCGTGATTTTTGTGGCCGGTGGATCGGGCCTGACGCTGGGCTGGGCGATTCTTCAGCCGGGACTGTTGCGCCGCCGCGACGCTTTAGCCGTCGCCGCCGGAAAAGCCGTGCGCCTGGTCATTGGCTGTGTGCCGCTGTTGGTGCTGGCCGGGACGATTGAGGGCTTCATCTCGCCAGCCGAAAACATTCCCTGGCCGATCAAATGGGCGGTTGGGTTGGGGAGCGGGGTGTTGTTGTATGGGTATTGGCTGAGAGGGGGGAGGAACAAATCACAACCTCGCCCTCGCCTTCAACTCCAAATACCGGTTGATCACTGA